From a single Thermoleophilaceae bacterium genomic region:
- a CDS encoding PD-(D/E)XK nuclease family protein, whose protein sequence is MPLQLVTGPANSGKAGVVLDAYRSRLDEEPILVVPSLEDVEHTQRELADGGAVFGTRVVRFKWLFDEIASRAGFRARVASDVQRELIAEEAVQSLDLRTLRRSSTRPGFVRATVRLMAELERSMIEPARFTQALRDWADNGPRHDYALEVAAIYSRYRQRLDDSGLCDQQLFEWRALDALRRHAPAWGKTPVFVYGFDDFTPLELDALETLSRIAGADVMVSLPYERGRVAFRAVSRVFEELSQLASAPPLELPPVSDHYAAESRDALHHLERSLFADSARKRKHGGAVRVLAAGGERAEVELVASEVLGLLRAGTPPGDVAVVYRDPSAYASVVEQVFGAYGIPFALERRLPFRQTALGRAALALLRCAALHGTETDLLAYLRAPGKLRNQALADWLESRVRVEGARSAAAARDIWEAERWKLDEIDHLARAASAGPARLIVELRAQLERLFSAPYKRQAHVLSGAEVEDARAFEAAAAALDGLGELDRADLGPRRLYDTLAELPVRLGERPQPDRVLVAPPERIRARRFDAVFVCGLEEGEFPRGGMPEPFLSDEDRRAIATATGLVLPVREDELDRERHLFYVAASRAERTLFLSSRFSDEEGNPQPASFFLEDARVLFTDIEPRRRSLSDIVWSPEEAPTEVEFERAVSAAGPRVMPPAPDGLSADRLLEKFREQEAFSASDLETYADCPVKWLVERQLRPLALEPDPEQMVRGRYAHEVLELTFRRLREETGSARVTRGNLAEAERIMREALRDRQSSFLLSPSQTRVRAAVRRLEFDLLAYLRHEAQRDGVFEPAELELRFGVGGEGLPAVPLPGDGISVRGVIDRIDTWNGWALVRDYKSGRSVYKAADWREKNRLQAALYMIAARELLGLKPAGGVYVPLAGSERRPRGLVSEELKEELGSDFFDNDFRSPDEVEEALREASATACELVGRVRRGDVHPCPDTCKWSSGGCQHPTICRHEE, encoded by the coding sequence GTGCCTCTCCAGCTCGTAACGGGACCCGCCAACTCCGGCAAGGCCGGGGTGGTGCTCGACGCTTACCGCTCGCGTCTCGACGAGGAGCCGATCCTCGTGGTGCCCTCGCTCGAGGACGTGGAGCACACACAGCGCGAGCTGGCTGACGGCGGCGCCGTCTTCGGCACGCGCGTGGTGCGCTTCAAGTGGCTGTTCGACGAGATCGCCTCGCGGGCGGGCTTCCGGGCGCGCGTGGCGTCGGACGTGCAGCGCGAGCTGATCGCCGAGGAGGCGGTGCAGTCGCTCGATCTGCGCACGCTGCGCCGTTCCTCCACACGTCCGGGATTCGTGCGCGCCACCGTGCGGCTGATGGCGGAGCTCGAGCGGTCGATGATCGAGCCCGCCCGCTTCACCCAGGCGCTGCGCGACTGGGCGGACAACGGGCCGCGGCATGACTACGCCCTCGAGGTGGCTGCCATCTACTCGCGCTATCGCCAGCGGCTCGACGACAGTGGCCTCTGCGATCAGCAGCTGTTCGAGTGGCGCGCCCTCGATGCACTGAGGCGCCACGCTCCGGCCTGGGGGAAAACCCCCGTCTTCGTCTACGGGTTCGACGATTTCACTCCGCTCGAGCTCGACGCGCTCGAAACGCTGTCGCGGATCGCCGGCGCGGACGTGATGGTGTCGCTTCCCTACGAGCGGGGACGCGTCGCGTTCAGGGCGGTGTCGAGGGTGTTCGAGGAGCTGTCCCAGCTCGCGTCGGCGCCGCCGCTGGAGCTGCCGCCCGTGAGCGACCACTACGCCGCAGAGTCGCGCGACGCGCTGCACCATCTCGAGCGGTCGCTGTTCGCGGACTCGGCGCGCAAGCGCAAGCACGGTGGCGCCGTGCGCGTGCTGGCGGCCGGTGGCGAGCGCGCCGAGGTGGAGCTCGTGGCGTCGGAGGTGCTGGGGCTGCTGCGCGCCGGCACCCCGCCCGGAGACGTGGCGGTGGTGTATCGGGATCCGAGCGCGTATGCGTCGGTGGTCGAGCAGGTGTTCGGCGCCTATGGCATCCCGTTCGCGCTGGAGCGCCGACTTCCATTTCGCCAGACCGCGCTCGGACGTGCGGCGCTCGCGCTCCTGCGCTGCGCGGCCCTGCACGGCACGGAGACGGACCTGCTCGCGTACCTGCGCGCGCCGGGAAAGCTGCGCAACCAGGCGCTCGCCGACTGGCTCGAGTCGCGGGTGCGCGTGGAGGGCGCGCGAAGCGCCGCGGCCGCGCGCGACATCTGGGAGGCGGAGCGCTGGAAGCTCGACGAGATCGACCACCTCGCGCGCGCCGCGTCCGCGGGCCCGGCACGGCTCATCGTCGAGCTGCGCGCGCAACTCGAGCGTCTCTTCTCCGCCCCCTACAAGCGCCAGGCGCACGTGCTGAGCGGCGCGGAGGTGGAGGACGCGCGCGCGTTCGAGGCGGCGGCGGCCGCGCTCGACGGGTTGGGCGAGCTGGATCGTGCCGACCTCGGCCCCCGACGGCTGTACGACACGCTCGCCGAGCTGCCCGTCCGGCTCGGCGAGCGGCCTCAGCCGGACCGCGTGCTCGTGGCCCCGCCCGAGCGGATCCGTGCCCGGCGATTCGACGCCGTGTTCGTGTGCGGGCTCGAGGAGGGCGAGTTCCCGCGCGGCGGGATGCCCGAGCCGTTCCTCTCGGACGAGGACCGCCGGGCGATCGCCACCGCCACCGGCCTCGTGCTCCCCGTGCGCGAGGACGAGCTGGACCGCGAGCGTCACCTCTTCTACGTCGCGGCCTCGCGGGCGGAGCGCACACTGTTCCTCAGCTCGCGCTTCAGCGACGAGGAGGGCAACCCGCAGCCGGCGTCGTTCTTCCTCGAGGACGCACGCGTGCTGTTCACGGACATCGAGCCACGCCGCCGCTCCCTCTCGGACATCGTGTGGAGCCCGGAGGAGGCGCCCACCGAGGTGGAGTTCGAGCGCGCTGTGTCGGCGGCTGGTCCTCGGGTCATGCCGCCGGCGCCCGACGGCCTCAGCGCGGACCGGCTGCTCGAGAAGTTCCGCGAGCAGGAGGCGTTCTCGGCGAGCGACCTCGAGACCTATGCCGACTGCCCGGTGAAGTGGCTCGTGGAGCGCCAGCTGCGCCCGCTCGCGCTCGAGCCGGACCCCGAGCAGATGGTGCGAGGGCGTTACGCGCACGAGGTGCTCGAGCTCACGTTCCGCAGGCTGCGGGAGGAGACGGGCAGCGCGCGGGTCACGCGGGGGAACCTCGCGGAAGCGGAGCGGATCATGCGCGAGGCGCTGCGGGACCGCCAGAGCTCGTTCCTGCTCTCGCCGTCGCAGACGCGCGTGCGGGCGGCGGTGCGGCGCCTCGAGTTCGACCTGCTCGCCTACCTGCGGCACGAGGCGCAGCGCGACGGAGTGTTCGAGCCCGCCGAGCTCGAGCTTCGCTTCGGCGTGGGCGGGGAGGGACTGCCGGCGGTGCCGCTGCCGGGCGACGGGATCTCCGTGCGCGGGGTGATCGACCGGATCGACACCTGGAACGGCTGGGCGCTCGTGCGCGACTACAAGAGCGGCCGCAGCGTGTACAAGGCGGCCGACTGGCGCGAGAAGAACCGGCTCCAGGCAGCGCTCTACATGATCGCGGCGCGTGAGCTGCTCGGGCTCAAGCCGGCCGGCGGCGTGTACGTGCCGCTCGCGGGCAGTGAGCGGCGCCCGCGCGGACTCGTGTCTGAGGAGCTGAAGGAAGAGCTCGGGTCGGACTTCTTCGACAACGACTTCCGGAGCCCCGACGAGGTGGAGGAGGCACTGCGCGAGGCGAGCGCGACCGCGTGCGAGCTGGTGGGCCGCGTGCGCCGAGGCGATGTGCACCCGTGTCCGGACACGTGCAAGTGGTCGAGCGGCGGCTGCCAGCACCCCACCATCTGCCGCCACGAGGAATGA
- a CDS encoding UvrD-helicase domain-containing protein has protein sequence MSVRFTPEQLHAIESRAGSLFLHANAGSGKTSVLVERFVRAVLEDGVGVDGILAITFTEKAAAELKQRIRARFLELGERERAREAEGAWISTIHGFCSRLLRAQPLAAGIDPEYRVLDQPETERMGIDAFELALEQFLESAAPEDAAARLELLANYTPQKLERMVRTVHSHLRSRGELHPALPELPAVAPPGAEAAELEAALRAAATGLAGANGATVERELGKMASCLELLAELGGELSDPERIKRFEPKSGNAKALSTPEFERLLEAYAAYQRACVALRETRDYALLRELLSLYDERFAAMKEERSGLDFEDLQLLARDLLAHDTALRERYSTRFEHVMVDEFQDTNRLQTEILALLDRGNVFTVGDANQSIYSFRNADVEVFREQRDSAAERGRDARIPHNFRSRAELLEALNLAFGDAFDDGFEPLREPDGLERGAARTERAVELLVVDSLKQRWTEPFPEDGEAPFGPGRAPLWRAAEARLLAHRIAELTGPDGPFVPGEVAVLVRASTDIALYERAIADQGLPTYVAGGGGYWSQQQVADLRAYLAALANPLDELALYSLLASPLVGASIDALGVIGMRARKLDRDVWWTLREGLEPDELPADDVRRIAAFVDRFAAEREEASRLSLETLIDRAVTRSGYDRVVLRMPDGERRMANVRKLMRLAREYEADEGRDLRGFIDFVAEQDMLRAREGEAPLETEGIDAVRLMTIHAAKGLEFPLVCVADLGRAAFKDDDALRVTEDGRVGLSVASMAGGSTKGMALEEIEEEQARRADQEERRVFYVAMTRAREHLIVSGATDVEKWPEPKRLGAPMDWIWRALAPDLPALGSGGVSERGVRCVVCSPSCVEDTLPRSSWAPSVELSSNGSAAGGVQSPLLAAVESAGAPPLGRLSYSSLESYRRCGYRFYLERVARLREGAAELADAAGEPVPEGLGALLRGTVVHQLMENFDFARPRPPDPAEVEELLCSHAAHFDDSDVEDIRALIDNFARSALCARLAAAPRVRRELAFAFTLRPHGASGASLLVNGVVDAFALEGGSESALIVDYKSDPVAGVNLEAACDEKYGTQRLIYALAALRSGAPSVEVVHCFLERAGEPVSVDFEAADLPRLESDLLALAAGVIDGRFEVTERPHRELCATCPGLEALCSWPKERTLAADPSGSA, from the coding sequence ATGAGCGTGCGCTTCACACCGGAGCAGCTGCACGCGATCGAGTCCCGCGCTGGCTCGCTGTTCCTACACGCGAACGCGGGCAGCGGCAAGACGTCAGTGCTCGTGGAGCGGTTCGTGCGCGCTGTGCTGGAGGACGGCGTGGGGGTGGATGGCATTCTCGCCATCACGTTCACCGAGAAGGCGGCCGCCGAGCTCAAGCAGCGCATCCGAGCGCGCTTTCTGGAGCTGGGGGAGCGAGAGCGGGCGCGCGAGGCGGAGGGAGCGTGGATCAGCACGATCCATGGCTTCTGCTCGCGCCTCCTGCGCGCCCAGCCGCTGGCGGCCGGGATCGATCCCGAGTACCGCGTGCTCGACCAGCCGGAGACCGAGCGCATGGGGATCGACGCGTTCGAGCTGGCGCTCGAGCAGTTCCTCGAGTCCGCCGCCCCCGAGGATGCCGCCGCCCGCCTCGAGCTGCTCGCCAACTACACGCCGCAGAAGCTCGAGCGGATGGTGCGCACGGTGCACTCCCACCTGCGCAGCCGTGGCGAGCTTCACCCGGCGCTGCCTGAGCTGCCGGCCGTGGCGCCCCCGGGCGCCGAGGCGGCGGAGCTGGAGGCTGCCCTGCGCGCCGCCGCGACGGGACTCGCCGGCGCGAACGGCGCAACTGTGGAGCGCGAGCTCGGCAAGATGGCGTCCTGCCTCGAGCTCCTGGCAGAGCTCGGCGGCGAGCTGAGCGATCCCGAGCGGATCAAGAGGTTCGAGCCGAAGTCGGGCAACGCCAAAGCGCTCAGCACCCCGGAGTTCGAGCGGCTCTTGGAGGCGTATGCCGCGTACCAGCGTGCCTGCGTGGCTCTCCGGGAGACGCGCGACTATGCGCTGCTGCGCGAGCTGCTCTCGCTGTACGACGAGCGCTTCGCGGCGATGAAGGAGGAGCGTTCGGGGCTCGACTTCGAGGACCTCCAGCTGCTCGCGCGCGATCTGCTTGCGCACGACACGGCGCTGCGCGAGCGCTACAGCACTCGCTTCGAGCACGTGATGGTCGACGAGTTCCAGGACACGAACCGGCTCCAGACGGAGATCCTCGCCCTGCTCGACCGCGGGAACGTGTTCACGGTCGGCGACGCGAACCAGTCGATCTACTCGTTCCGGAACGCGGACGTGGAGGTGTTCCGCGAGCAGCGGGACAGCGCCGCCGAGCGCGGCCGGGACGCCCGCATCCCCCACAACTTCCGCAGCCGTGCCGAGCTGCTCGAAGCGCTCAACCTCGCGTTCGGCGACGCGTTCGATGACGGCTTCGAGCCGTTGCGGGAGCCCGACGGGCTGGAGCGCGGCGCGGCGCGCACTGAGCGCGCGGTTGAGCTGCTCGTCGTGGACAGCCTGAAGCAGCGCTGGACGGAGCCGTTTCCCGAGGACGGCGAGGCACCGTTCGGCCCGGGACGGGCGCCGCTGTGGCGGGCGGCGGAGGCGCGGCTGCTCGCGCACCGGATCGCGGAGCTGACCGGACCGGACGGCCCGTTCGTTCCCGGCGAGGTCGCGGTGCTGGTGCGCGCGAGCACCGACATCGCGCTGTACGAGCGCGCGATCGCCGATCAGGGTCTGCCCACGTACGTCGCCGGCGGCGGCGGGTACTGGAGCCAGCAGCAGGTGGCCGACCTGCGCGCGTACCTCGCCGCGCTCGCCAACCCGCTCGACGAGCTCGCGCTCTACTCGCTCCTCGCCTCGCCGCTCGTGGGAGCCTCGATCGACGCCCTCGGCGTGATCGGCATGCGGGCTCGCAAGCTCGACCGCGACGTCTGGTGGACGCTGCGCGAGGGGCTCGAGCCCGACGAGCTCCCAGCGGACGACGTGCGGCGGATCGCGGCGTTCGTAGATCGCTTCGCGGCCGAGCGGGAGGAGGCATCACGGCTGTCGCTCGAGACGCTGATCGACCGCGCGGTCACCCGCTCGGGCTACGACCGCGTGGTGCTTCGGATGCCGGACGGCGAGCGGCGGATGGCCAACGTGCGCAAGCTGATGCGGCTCGCGCGCGAGTACGAGGCGGACGAGGGGCGTGACCTGCGCGGCTTCATCGACTTCGTCGCCGAGCAGGACATGCTGCGCGCGCGCGAGGGCGAGGCCCCGCTCGAGACGGAGGGGATCGACGCCGTCCGGCTCATGACGATCCATGCCGCGAAGGGTCTCGAGTTCCCACTCGTGTGCGTGGCGGACCTCGGGCGGGCGGCGTTCAAGGACGACGACGCTCTGCGCGTGACCGAGGACGGCCGGGTGGGGTTGAGCGTCGCCTCGATGGCCGGCGGCTCGACCAAGGGGATGGCGCTCGAGGAGATCGAGGAGGAGCAGGCGCGGCGCGCGGACCAGGAGGAGCGGCGGGTGTTCTACGTCGCGATGACGCGGGCGCGCGAGCACCTGATCGTCAGCGGTGCCACGGATGTTGAGAAGTGGCCGGAGCCGAAGCGCCTCGGCGCGCCGATGGATTGGATCTGGCGTGCGCTCGCGCCGGATCTGCCTGCGCTTGGCTCAGGGGGCGTGTCCGAGCGCGGCGTGCGCTGCGTGGTGTGCTCACCGAGCTGTGTGGAGGACACCCTGCCGCGCTCCTCCTGGGCGCCGAGCGTGGAGCTCTCGTCGAACGGCTCGGCCGCGGGGGGCGTCCAATCACCGCTGCTCGCGGCGGTGGAGTCGGCCGGCGCACCTCCCCTCGGGCGGCTGAGCTATTCGAGCCTCGAGAGCTATCGCCGCTGCGGCTACCGCTTCTACCTCGAGCGGGTGGCGCGGCTGCGGGAAGGCGCGGCGGAGCTCGCGGACGCCGCGGGCGAGCCGGTGCCGGAGGGTCTCGGCGCGCTGCTCCGCGGCACGGTCGTGCACCAGCTGATGGAGAACTTCGACTTCGCGCGGCCGCGGCCGCCGGATCCCGCCGAGGTGGAGGAGCTGCTGTGCTCCCACGCCGCCCACTTCGACGACTCCGACGTGGAGGACATCCGCGCGCTGATCGACAACTTCGCGCGCTCGGCCCTGTGCGCGCGCCTGGCCGCCGCGCCCCGCGTGCGGCGCGAGCTGGCGTTCGCCTTCACGCTGCGGCCGCACGGAGCGTCCGGCGCGAGCCTCCTCGTCAACGGCGTGGTAGACGCATTCGCGCTCGAAGGGGGGAGCGAATCTGCGCTGATCGTGGATTACAAGAGTGACCCCGTGGCCGGGGTGAACCTGGAAGCGGCATGCGACGAGAAATACGGAACCCAGCGGCTGATCTATGCGCTCGCGGCGCTGCGCTCCGGCGCGCCGTCGGTGGAGGTGGTGCACTGCTTCCTCGAACGTGCCGGCGAGCCGGTGAGCGTGGACTTCGAGGCGGCGGATCTGCCGCGGCTCGAGTCGGACCTGCTCGCGCTGGCCGCCGGCGTGATCGACGGGCGGTTCGAGGTGACGGAGCGGCCGCATCGCGAGCTCTGCGCCACCTGTCCCGGCCTCGAGGCGCTCTGCTCGTGGCCGAAGGAGCGCACGCTAGCTGCGGATCCCTCCGGATCTGCATGA
- the xseA gene encoding exodeoxyribonuclease VII large subunit, protein MEMTSQTRAIAVSAYSARIGQAVRSVGPAVVEGEVQNPKATGRGMLFFDLTDGEACLPCKVFARQVRGLQHAPKHGDLVEVVVDRPDFWQQRGKLDLIVSDVRLTGEGELLRRREELLRKLREEGLCDPERRKRLPTFPRGVGVIAGRGSDGMSDVLRALQDRFPPVRVITCAATVQGKTAPRDLIDAIARLQGHPLVDVIIIARGGGSVQDLVAFDDERLCRAIFACEKPVVAAIGHTDNVPVCNHVTWAAFTPSRSAELVVPSAAELRHVISGADRGLGAVPDGLQRLAESVAAADGRLAVARALESRAAAVAGWSGAMERAKQAFFHGRERGLAAAQLVLASLPRRLPSAAQVLAVETALDARAQAFFRERADVVAAESRRLAACEQALAVAGERVAEMGRRLDVGIRRQLADHGRDYSHALVRLVREIRAGAARRIVDTRRSVEHLAAVVEAHDFRRRGWIVATSEEDSAVSTVSELDPGARLRLTFSDGQADAVVDRVLREGKEKE, encoded by the coding sequence ATGGAAATGACGAGCCAGACACGAGCCATCGCGGTAAGCGCCTATTCCGCGCGCATCGGACAGGCCGTGCGCTCGGTCGGCCCTGCCGTCGTGGAGGGCGAGGTTCAGAACCCGAAGGCCACGGGCCGCGGGATGCTCTTCTTCGACCTCACCGACGGCGAGGCGTGCCTGCCGTGCAAGGTGTTCGCCCGGCAGGTGCGCGGGCTGCAGCACGCCCCGAAGCACGGCGACCTCGTGGAGGTGGTGGTCGACCGGCCGGACTTCTGGCAGCAGCGCGGCAAGCTCGACCTGATCGTGTCGGACGTGCGGCTCACCGGCGAGGGCGAGCTGCTTCGCCGCCGCGAGGAGCTCCTGCGGAAGCTGCGCGAGGAGGGGCTGTGCGACCCGGAGCGGCGCAAGCGCCTGCCCACCTTCCCGCGCGGCGTCGGCGTGATCGCGGGCCGCGGCTCGGACGGGATGAGCGACGTGCTGCGGGCGCTCCAGGATCGCTTCCCACCGGTCCGGGTCATCACCTGCGCCGCGACCGTCCAGGGCAAGACCGCGCCGCGCGACCTCATCGACGCCATCGCGCGCCTGCAGGGCCATCCGCTGGTGGACGTGATCATCATCGCCCGCGGGGGCGGCTCGGTGCAGGACCTCGTCGCGTTCGACGACGAGCGGCTGTGCCGCGCGATCTTCGCGTGTGAGAAGCCGGTGGTGGCGGCAATCGGCCACACGGACAACGTGCCGGTGTGCAACCACGTCACCTGGGCGGCGTTCACGCCGTCGCGCTCGGCCGAGTTGGTCGTGCCGTCGGCGGCGGAGCTGCGCCACGTGATCTCCGGCGCGGACCGCGGCCTCGGCGCGGTACCGGACGGCCTGCAGCGGTTGGCCGAGAGCGTGGCGGCGGCCGACGGCCGGCTGGCTGTCGCCCGGGCGCTCGAGTCGCGCGCCGCCGCCGTGGCGGGCTGGAGCGGCGCGATGGAGCGCGCGAAGCAGGCCTTCTTCCACGGGCGTGAGCGCGGGCTCGCCGCGGCACAGCTCGTGCTGGCGTCGCTGCCGCGAAGGCTGCCAAGCGCCGCACAGGTGCTCGCGGTCGAGACGGCGCTGGACGCCCGGGCGCAGGCGTTCTTCCGTGAGCGTGCCGACGTGGTGGCGGCGGAGAGCAGGCGGCTCGCGGCGTGCGAGCAGGCGCTCGCCGTCGCCGGCGAGAGGGTCGCGGAGATGGGGCGCCGCCTCGACGTGGGAATCCGGCGGCAGCTCGCCGATCACGGCCGCGATTACAGCCACGCGCTCGTCCGCCTCGTGCGGGAGATACGCGCGGGCGCCGCACGGCGGATCGTTGACACGCGCCGGAGCGTCGAGCACCTCGCCGCGGTGGTGGAGGCTCACGACTTCCGGCGCCGCGGATGGATCGTCGCGACGAGCGAAGAGGACAGCGCAGTGTCCACCGTCAGCGAGCTGGATCCCGGCGCCCGCTTGCGGCTGACCTTCAGCGACGGCCAGGCGGATGCGGTCGTCGACCGAGTGCTTCGAGAAGGAAAGGAAAAGGAATGA
- a CDS encoding exodeoxyribonuclease VII small subunit, producing MSKSTSITFETGYRRLQEISERVNSDEVPVHEMCDLFAEGKGLATALTSYLDEQKARVEAIERGDEIHAFKVVAPSGEAKEPETPAAQDEIPF from the coding sequence ATGAGCAAGAGCACGAGCATCACCTTCGAGACGGGCTACCGCCGTCTCCAGGAGATATCCGAGCGCGTGAACTCGGACGAGGTGCCGGTCCACGAGATGTGCGACCTCTTCGCGGAGGGCAAGGGCCTCGCCACCGCACTCACGAGCTACCTCGACGAGCAGAAGGCGCGCGTGGAGGCAATCGAGCGCGGGGATGAGATCCACGCGTTCAAGGTGGTGGCCCCCTCGGGCGAGGCGAAGGAGCCGGAGACCCCCGCGGCCCAGGACGAGATCCCGTTCTGA
- a CDS encoding phosphodiester glycosidase family protein — MRVGDGRETTVYVVVHPRQATRVRVVCFDEPQRLDHWCLASSRAEAIVAGFFVRDPWRPLGEVWIDGQAVPNMPVADPYGPVRACVHVAPDGAVALARRGELPDAPSGDLVQAGPMLVADGRVVFGDDDLEGFSRGAAQFDSDITAERHPRCALGVNDDELFAVCCDGRRTGVDAGLDLSELARLLLSLGATDAINLDGGGSATLVHRSHLLNRPYSTVDQPAPESRPVVSALAFDAQLSDPRRSQQ; from the coding sequence ATGCGGGTGGGCGATGGTCGGGAGACGACGGTTTATGTGGTCGTGCATCCCCGGCAGGCAACGCGAGTCCGGGTGGTCTGCTTCGACGAGCCGCAACGCCTCGATCACTGGTGCCTCGCGAGCAGCCGGGCCGAGGCGATCGTCGCCGGCTTCTTCGTCCGCGATCCGTGGCGACCGCTCGGGGAGGTGTGGATCGACGGCCAGGCCGTGCCGAACATGCCGGTAGCCGACCCGTATGGGCCGGTGCGAGCCTGCGTGCACGTCGCGCCCGACGGCGCCGTGGCGCTCGCCCGCCGCGGGGAGCTGCCGGACGCTCCTTCAGGCGACCTCGTTCAAGCCGGGCCGATGCTGGTGGCCGACGGCCGCGTGGTATTCGGTGATGACGATCTCGAAGGATTCTCGCGCGGTGCCGCGCAGTTCGACTCCGACATCACAGCCGAACGGCATCCGCGCTGCGCGCTCGGAGTCAATGACGACGAACTGTTCGCGGTGTGCTGCGATGGGAGGCGCACCGGTGTGGATGCGGGCCTTGACCTTTCTGAGCTGGCGCGCCTGTTGCTGTCGCTGGGAGCAACCGATGCGATCAACCTCGACGGCGGTGGATCAGCCACGCTCGTGCATCGCAGCCACCTGCTGAATCGTCCCTACAGCACGGTCGACCAGCCGGCGCCCGAGTCACGCCCCGTGGTGAGCGCCCTGGCGTTCGACGCTCAGTTGTCGGACCCGAGGCGGTCCCAGCAGTAG
- a CDS encoding pyridoxamine 5'-phosphate oxidase family protein yields the protein MTSSLPPDIQAVFDKFVTTEFTTVDAKGQPITWPLTPYYKPGDPCIDVTTGLGYPKKANDARANPRVAMLFSDPTGSGLDDPPMVLVQGTADVDDRDLTANRERYEREIAEKLPATKEMAPPDFMKRFFEWYYTRIYVHVRPERVYLWPGCDVTREPQLWDAHMEEVRSGHDEEQESEQRRPTGGSTAWDERMEELGRLHRTAVVSFVAPDAFPFSIRLPVAVDPSARLIRLEAEPVGVPLVPGIACLTAHDHDERFTYQRNFQVRGDLVERDGGWVIEPHKLVGGFELPPGSLVERLRINFAKTRRFHKVAKDELRKRAARGG from the coding sequence ATGACGAGTTCGCTCCCGCCGGACATCCAGGCCGTCTTCGACAAGTTCGTCACCACCGAGTTCACGACGGTCGACGCCAAGGGTCAGCCGATCACCTGGCCGCTCACGCCCTACTACAAGCCCGGCGATCCCTGCATCGACGTGACCACGGGGCTCGGCTATCCGAAGAAGGCGAACGACGCCCGCGCGAACCCGAGGGTGGCAATGCTGTTCTCAGATCCCACCGGCAGCGGGCTGGACGACCCGCCAATGGTGCTCGTGCAGGGCACCGCGGACGTCGACGATCGCGACCTGACGGCGAACCGCGAACGCTACGAGCGGGAGATCGCCGAGAAGCTGCCGGCCACGAAGGAGATGGCGCCGCCGGACTTCATGAAGCGCTTCTTCGAGTGGTACTACACGCGCATCTACGTTCACGTCCGGCCCGAACGCGTGTACCTCTGGCCGGGTTGCGACGTCACGCGCGAGCCTCAGCTCTGGGACGCGCACATGGAGGAGGTGCGCTCGGGCCACGACGAGGAGCAGGAGTCCGAGCAGCGGCGTCCCACCGGTGGCAGCACTGCCTGGGATGAACGGATGGAGGAGCTGGGCAGACTGCACAGAACCGCCGTGGTCTCCTTCGTCGCGCCCGACGCCTTTCCGTTCTCGATCCGGCTGCCGGTGGCGGTGGACCCGTCGGCGAGGCTGATCCGGCTCGAGGCCGAGCCGGTGGGCGTCCCGCTCGTGCCGGGCATCGCCTGTCTCACCGCGCACGACCACGACGAGCGCTTCACCTACCAGCGCAACTTCCAGGTGCGCGGCGACCTCGTGGAGCGCGACGGCGGCTGGGTGATCGAGCCGCACAAGCTCGTGGGTGGGTTCGAGCTGCCGCCGGGCTCGCTGGTTGAGCGGCTGCGGATCAACTTCGCAAAGACGAGGCGCTTCCACAAGGTGGCGAAGGACGAGCTGCGCAAGCGCGCCGCGCGGGGCGGGTAG
- a CDS encoding HAD family phosphatase, with translation MISAVICDFGGVLTSPLVGAFLAFQERSGVTLEELGNAMARLATDSDGEHPLFRLEKGELSEADFLRLLADALGRDEPLEGFGERYFENLHPNDEMIELMRGLRERGLRMALLTNNVREWEPLWRAKLPDIDEIFEVVVDSAFVGMRKPEPGIYELTLERLGDGVTATDCLFVDDTEANCEMAAELGMTVVHYRDTAQAKAEIEAALGAKK, from the coding sequence GTGATCAGCGCCGTGATCTGCGACTTCGGCGGGGTGCTCACCTCTCCGCTCGTGGGCGCGTTTCTCGCGTTCCAGGAGCGCTCGGGCGTGACGCTCGAGGAGCTTGGAAACGCAATGGCCAGGCTCGCCACCGATTCCGACGGCGAGCACCCGTTGTTCCGGCTCGAGAAGGGTGAGCTGAGCGAGGCGGACTTCCTGCGCCTGCTCGCGGACGCACTCGGCCGGGACGAGCCGCTCGAGGGCTTCGGCGAGCGCTACTTCGAGAATCTCCACCCGAACGACGAGATGATCGAGCTGATGCGCGGGCTCCGCGAGCGAGGGTTGCGGATGGCGCTGCTCACGAACAACGTGCGCGAATGGGAGCCTCTGTGGAGAGCGAAGCTGCCGGACATCGACGAGATCTTCGAGGTGGTGGTGGACTCGGCGTTCGTCGGCATGCGCAAGCCCGAGCCGGGGATCTACGAGCTCACGCTCGAGCGGCTAGGCGACGGGGTGACCGCAACCGACTGCCTCTTCGTGGACGACACCGAGGCGAACTGCGAGATGGCCGCGGAGCTCGGCATGACCGTCGTCCACTACCGCGACACCGCCCAGGCGAAGGCCGAGATAGAGGCCGCTCTCGGCGCAAAAAAATAG